In Rhineura floridana isolate rRhiFlo1 chromosome 1, rRhiFlo1.hap2, whole genome shotgun sequence, the following proteins share a genomic window:
- the LOC133378982 gene encoding ectopic P granules protein 5 homolog: MESSTCPLSENNAFCTASPMGNGHETEAGNVHSEKRYLSHSSEDVLATVSVPSKDNGEHLRNSGFKTLYPELPLELFGERLQLPKERLYPEIPVEPELVPFTREQLKVFEPCSWLENVDSYAEEFGTIVHQERHEFFELLLNYWRCRKQLLLAEAELQTIASDCQSVRGRLWTFKDEQQSVQGVCVDQCKVSGRHCYQTVELNEGALGDLKRLFEAQAEHVHQTLALHLYTSVLSRLQVESYICGLLHRSSLLRSVGIQQQEPVLKQAKDISSDVGPLKECISVLFSFTRRVVEDPQFERDVLSWLQRLVAVLQKVGSPGDHLFLLNHILRCPAGVSKWAVPFIQIQVRGNPSSVFHFMQSLALLMSPAKNRAEFMCHMKPSERRTSSSSGKESGNWTLVDEGGEEDEDPDTGWVLLLEDDLIALLSQFPFHELFQHILGFDSQGIYVPEKTTPQEMMKIFAFANSLVELLAVGLETFNRARYRQFVKRIGRLIRMTLCYVSDHWAQYAGHAKDCGYATHSYSVEKLQVEFDELFLRAVLHVLKAKRLRVWLFMSEMPYGTLSSNMLWKLFSIMHCAESENLEKLGATVQLADCKCKLKDPAHLASFEKYLQSMNGSEEICLLTTFAQMAQTKRGDVDQDFVKVIVLEIYEDV, from the exons ATGGAAAGTTCAACCTGCCCCCTATcggaaaataatgcattttgcacgGCTTCTCCCATGGGAAATGGGCATGAGACGGAAGCTGGGAATGTACACAGCGAAAAACGGTATCTTTCCCATTCTTCAGAAGACGTTCTTGCCACCGTCTCTGTCCCCAGCAAAGATAACGGCGAACACCTTCGGAACTCTGGTTTCAAAACTCTTTATCCGGAACTCCCATTGGAGTTATTCGGAGAGCGGCTGCAGCTCCCAAAGGAGAGGCTGTATCCTGAGATCCCAGTGGAACCAGAGCTGGTGCCTTTTACCAGAGAGCAGCTGAAGGTCTTTGAGCCCTGTTCCTGGTTGGAGAATGTCGATTCTTATGCGGAGGAGTTTGGGACCATTGTGCACCAGGAGAGGCACGAGTTCTTTGAGTTGCTGTTGAACTACTGGCGCTGTCGCAAGCAGTTGCTTCTCGCCGAGGCTGAGCTGCAGACCATCGCCTCGGATTGCCAAAGCGTCAGAGGCCGGCTGTGGACTTTCAAGGACGAGCAGCAATCCGTCCAG GGTGTCTGTGTTGATCAGTGCAAAGTGTCCGGCCGCCATTGTTACCAAACCGTTGAGCTGAATGAAGGTGCCTTGGGAGACCTGAAGAGGCTCTTTGAAGCCCAAGCTGAGCATGTGCACCAGACGCTGGCCTTGCACTTGTACACCTCTGTGTTGTCCCGCCTGCAGGTGGAGTCTTACATCTGTGGATTGCTACATCGCTCTTCCTTGCTGAGGTCTGTGGGCATTCAGCAACAGGAGCCAG TACTGAAACAAGCAAAAGACATTTCCTCAGATGTGGGCCCCTTGAAGGAATGCATCAGCGTTCTCTTCAGTTTTACCCGCCGAGTTGTTGAAGATCCTCAGTTTGAGAGAGATGTCCTCTCGTGGCTTCAGAGGCTG GTGGCCGTCTTGCAAAAGGTTGGCTCTCCAGGGGACCATCTTTTCCTCTTAAACCACATCCTTCGCTGCCCAGCCGGTGTCAGCAAATGGGCTGTTCCATTCATTCAG ATCCAGGTTCGGGGTAACCCATCCAGCGTCTTTCATTTTATGCAGTCCCTTGCTTTGCTTATGTCTCCTGCCAA GAATCGAGCGGAGTTTATGTGCCACATGAAGCCAAGCGAACGGAGGACCTCCTCCTCATCCGGGAAGGAATCTGGAAACTGGACTTTAgttgatgaaggaggagaagag GATGAAGATCCTGATACTGGCTGGGTTCTTCTTCTGGAAGATGACTTAATTGCACTGCTGTCCCAGTTCCCCTTTCATGAACTCTTCCAGCATATCCTTGGATTTGATTCTCAAG GCATTTATGTTCCAGAAAAAACCACCCCCCAAGAGATGATGAAAATATTTGCGTTCGCGAACTCTTTAGTGGAACTTCTTGCTGTGGGACTGGAAACATTCAACAGAGCCCGTTACAGGCAGTTTGTGAAAcggatcggccgcctcatccg GATGACCCTTTGCTATGTGAGTGATCACTGGGCGCAGTATGCCGGCCATGCTAAAGACTGTGGCTATGCAACACACTCTTACTCTGTCGAGAAACTGCAAGTGGAGTTTGATGAGCTGTTTCTGAGGGCTGTGCTCCATGTTctgaaagcaaaaag GCTCAGGGTGTGGCTGTTTATGTCTGAGATGCCATATGGGACCCTGTCCAGTAATATGCTCTGGAAGCTCTTCTCCATCATGCACTGCGCAGAAAGCGAGAACTTGGAGAAGTTAGGTGCCACGGTGCAGCTCGCAGACTGCAAATGCAAACTCAAAG ACCCAGCCCACCTGGCGAGTTTTGAGAAGTATCTCCAGTCCATGAACGGCTCTGAGGAGATCTGCCTGCTGACGACGTTTGCCCAGATGGCTCAGACGAAACGGGGTGATGTGGACCAGGACTTTGTCAAAGTCATTGTGCTGGAGATCTACGAG GATGTATGA
- the LOC133375622 gene encoding Golgi-associated RAB2 interactor protein 3-like isoform X2 yields MGVLASSPSLLLPDLMIIARVKKGVKTTKATVKDLEITRLIPLHLVEIFVHNVNERQLKVKLATGRKYYLQLCAPKGDENVLFERWIRLAYMLHVASGRISDPVSFASKESGLHTIWKSASLRATSEKPWLPAITGAQSAEKLKEQLRQASLARSMSRSTESDLASQHSILKSGFASQGSVGISPQKEYTSREQSQSSAPKLMSKSATKQSPGSQVGLSGFRRPSESQKQSMLKQVSPHSFPRSRASAGAGPSQPFAVSEAARPSIPRTSLECEPEPVKLQKSKKSRSLVQTLATTLSQEDSSETHKEKESAAKSLDRSPGPSKPVTPSSRQGRKGPASQSPSTKQSRPASGGVSTKAPAASPAPKSRALEAAGPSDAYDVSVAAGPSEVGAKSMAAGPSRPTSQPAQMTSEKPAAAVAPSEPGSRGQESAAHSQTTNVKSKEPSKAQSSRPQTSLSRSPKKGRSTSWSPSRKEKKSGLQVHRTTASVAVGPFQQGWKTVGVGPSMVVGLITSRPQSGALGTDKESKDLAKQIQPSSAAGKQEPPRSQMSKNKLKKALSSARQRSSLTFVTIYSVLSSSMQKLKLSKSREDSKQVAVKPSKRVTISGVIGPSGKSVPEEKKEEEEAGNPELHTVDNLRMDAGSSAAAMMGTDTDRPPPQSHASMGEGAAEAKSPAVGGGNSEAAEFSRPGSQIIAREPGVANVTSQKSDQIKDVGQPSTPRLEDQD; encoded by the exons ATGGGTGTTTTAGCCAGCAGCCCATCTCTACTACTTCCTGACCTGATGATCATTGCCCGAGTAAAGAAAGGTGTCAAAACCACAAAGGCAACGGTGAAAGACCTGGAGATCACTCG GTTGATCCCTCTACACCTGGTGGAGATTTTTGTGCATAACGTGAATGAGCGACAGCTGAAAGTAAAGTTGGCAACAGGGCGAAAATATTATCTGCAACTCTGTGCCCCCAAAGGGGATGAGAACGTCCTCTTTGAGCGCTGGATTCGCCTTGCTTACATGTTGCACGTGGCCAGCGGCAGGATCAGTGATCCAGTCAGCTTCGCCTCTAAGGAATCGGGGCTTCACACGATATGGAAGAGTGCTAGCTTGCGTGCTACATCTGAGAAG CCTTGGCTCCCAGCCATCACGGGTGCACAGTCCGCGGAAAAGCTGAAGGAGCAGCTACGTCAGGCCAGCTTGGCCAGGAGCATGTCAAGATCCAC GGAAAGTGACCTTGCTTCACAACACAGCATCCTCAAATCAG GTTTTGCTTCTCAAGGATCAGTTGGAATCTCACCCCAAAAG GAATACACTTCCAGAGAACAGTCTCAGTCTTCTGCTCCCAAGTTGATGAGCAAGAGTGCAACTAAGCAGTCACCAGGATCCCAGGTTGGCCTTTCCGGATTCCGCAGACCTTCCGAATCACAGAAGCAATCCATGCTTAAGCAGGTTTCTCCTCACTCCTTCCCACGATCTCGAGCTTCAGCGGGAGCAGGACCTTCTCAGCCATTTGCCGTGTCTGAGGCAGCACGTCCCTCCATTCCTAGAACATCATTAGAATGTGAACCTGAACCTGTGAAActacaaaagagcaaaaaatccAGATCTTTGGTACAAACCCTAGCCACTACACTCTCACAAGAGGACAGCTCCGAGACACACAAGGAGAAGGAGTCTGCTGCCAAATCTCTGGACAGAAGTCCTGGCCCATCAAAGCCAGTCACACCTTCATCACGacaaggaagaaaaggcccagcttcCCAGAGCCCTTCCACAAAGCAGAGTCGGCCTGCATCCGGAGGTGTTTCAACAAAAGCACCAGCAGCCAGTCCGGCCCCCAAATCCCGTGCCTTAGAGGCGGCGGGTCCGTCAGATGCATATGATGTTTCAGTGGCTGCTGGACCTTCTGAAGTGGGTGCCAAGTCAATGGCAGCTGGCCCATCCAGACCAACCAGTCAGCCAGCTCAAATGACTTCTGAGAAACCTGCAGCCGCAGTTGCTCCTTCTGAGCCAGGGAGTCGGGGCCAGGAAAGTGCCGCACATTCACAGACAACAAATGTGAAATCCAAGGAGCCTAGCAAGGCACAGAGTAGCAGGCCACAGACGTCTTTAAGCCGCTCCCCAAAGAAGGGGCGCTCCACTTCTTGGAGCCCATCACGGAAGGAAAAGAAGTCTGGGCTACAAGTCCACAGGACAACAGCATCAGTAGCAGTGGGGCCTTTTCAACAAGGCTGGAAGACTGTGGGTGTGGGGCCCTCCATGGTGGTTGGCCTGATTACAAGCAGGCCCCAGAGCGGAGCACTGGGAACAGATAAAGAAAGTAAAGATCTAGCCAAGCAGATCCAGCCAAGCAGTGCTGCAGGGAAACAGGAACCCCCCAG GAGCCAGATGTCCAAGAACAAACTGAAAAAGGCTCTGAGTTCAG CTCGACAAAGAAGCAGCCTTACTTTTGTAACCATCTATAGTGTCCTGTCCTCATCTATGCAGAAACTGAAACTGTCAAAAAGCAGGGAAGATTCTAAG CAGGTGGCTGTCAAACCTTCCAAACGTGTAACAATCTCAGGCGTGATTGGCCCATCAGGGAAAAGTGTCccggaggagaagaaggaggaagaagaggcaggaaaTCCTGAGCTCCACACAGTTGACAATCTGAGGATGGATGCAGGCTCCAGTGCAGCAGCTATGATGGGGACAGATACAGACCGCCCACCCCCACAGTCCCACGCTTCAATGGGAGAAGGCGCCGCTGAGGCAAAGAGTCCTGCAGTTGGGGGTGGCAACTCAGAAGCAGCTGAATTCTCAAGGCCAGGCAGCCAGATCATTGCCAGGGAGCCTGGTGTGGCAAACGTGACTTCCCAGAAGTCTGACCAGATCAAGGATGTGGGACAGCCCAGCACTCCCCGCCTGGAGGAtcaagattag
- the LOC133375622 gene encoding Golgi-associated RAB2 interactor protein 4-like isoform X3, which yields MGVLASSPSLLLPDLMIIARVKKGVKTTKATVKDLEITRLIPLHLVEIFVHNVNERQLKVKLATGRKYYLQLCAPKGDENVLFERWIRLAYMLHVASGRISDPVSFASKESGLHTIWKSASLRATSEKQPWLPAITGAQSAEKLKEQLRQASLARSMSRSTESDLASQHSILKSGFASQGSVGISPQKEYTSREQSQSSAPKLMSKSATKQSPGSQVGLSGFRRPSESQKQSMLKQVSPHSFPRSRASAGAGPSQPFAVSEAARPSIPRTSLECEPEPVKLQKSKKSRSLVQTLATTLSQEDSSETHKEKESAAKSLDRSPGPSKPVTPSSRQGRKGPASQSPSTKQSRPASGGVSTKAPAASPAPKSRALEAAGPSDAYDVSVAAGPSEVGAKSMAAGPSRPTSQPAQMTSEKPAAAVAPSEPGSRGQESAAHSQTTNVKSKEPSKAQSSRPQTSLSRSPKKGRSTSWSPSRKEKKSGLQVHRTTASVAVGPFQQGWKTVGVGPSMVVGLITSRPQSGALGTDKESKDLAKQIQPSSAAGKQEPPRSQMSKNKLKKALSSARQRSSLTFVTIYSVLSSSMQKLKLSKSREDSKVAVKPSKRVTISGVIGPSGKSVPEEKKEEEEAGNPELHTVDNLRMDAGSSAAAMMGTDTDRPPPQSHASMGEGAAEAKSPAVGGGNSEAAEFSRPGSQIIAREPGVANVTSQKSDQIKDVGQPSTPRLEDQD from the exons ATGGGTGTTTTAGCCAGCAGCCCATCTCTACTACTTCCTGACCTGATGATCATTGCCCGAGTAAAGAAAGGTGTCAAAACCACAAAGGCAACGGTGAAAGACCTGGAGATCACTCG GTTGATCCCTCTACACCTGGTGGAGATTTTTGTGCATAACGTGAATGAGCGACAGCTGAAAGTAAAGTTGGCAACAGGGCGAAAATATTATCTGCAACTCTGTGCCCCCAAAGGGGATGAGAACGTCCTCTTTGAGCGCTGGATTCGCCTTGCTTACATGTTGCACGTGGCCAGCGGCAGGATCAGTGATCCAGTCAGCTTCGCCTCTAAGGAATCGGGGCTTCACACGATATGGAAGAGTGCTAGCTTGCGTGCTACATCTGAGAAG CAGCCTTGGCTCCCAGCCATCACGGGTGCACAGTCCGCGGAAAAGCTGAAGGAGCAGCTACGTCAGGCCAGCTTGGCCAGGAGCATGTCAAGATCCAC GGAAAGTGACCTTGCTTCACAACACAGCATCCTCAAATCAG GTTTTGCTTCTCAAGGATCAGTTGGAATCTCACCCCAAAAG GAATACACTTCCAGAGAACAGTCTCAGTCTTCTGCTCCCAAGTTGATGAGCAAGAGTGCAACTAAGCAGTCACCAGGATCCCAGGTTGGCCTTTCCGGATTCCGCAGACCTTCCGAATCACAGAAGCAATCCATGCTTAAGCAGGTTTCTCCTCACTCCTTCCCACGATCTCGAGCTTCAGCGGGAGCAGGACCTTCTCAGCCATTTGCCGTGTCTGAGGCAGCACGTCCCTCCATTCCTAGAACATCATTAGAATGTGAACCTGAACCTGTGAAActacaaaagagcaaaaaatccAGATCTTTGGTACAAACCCTAGCCACTACACTCTCACAAGAGGACAGCTCCGAGACACACAAGGAGAAGGAGTCTGCTGCCAAATCTCTGGACAGAAGTCCTGGCCCATCAAAGCCAGTCACACCTTCATCACGacaaggaagaaaaggcccagcttcCCAGAGCCCTTCCACAAAGCAGAGTCGGCCTGCATCCGGAGGTGTTTCAACAAAAGCACCAGCAGCCAGTCCGGCCCCCAAATCCCGTGCCTTAGAGGCGGCGGGTCCGTCAGATGCATATGATGTTTCAGTGGCTGCTGGACCTTCTGAAGTGGGTGCCAAGTCAATGGCAGCTGGCCCATCCAGACCAACCAGTCAGCCAGCTCAAATGACTTCTGAGAAACCTGCAGCCGCAGTTGCTCCTTCTGAGCCAGGGAGTCGGGGCCAGGAAAGTGCCGCACATTCACAGACAACAAATGTGAAATCCAAGGAGCCTAGCAAGGCACAGAGTAGCAGGCCACAGACGTCTTTAAGCCGCTCCCCAAAGAAGGGGCGCTCCACTTCTTGGAGCCCATCACGGAAGGAAAAGAAGTCTGGGCTACAAGTCCACAGGACAACAGCATCAGTAGCAGTGGGGCCTTTTCAACAAGGCTGGAAGACTGTGGGTGTGGGGCCCTCCATGGTGGTTGGCCTGATTACAAGCAGGCCCCAGAGCGGAGCACTGGGAACAGATAAAGAAAGTAAAGATCTAGCCAAGCAGATCCAGCCAAGCAGTGCTGCAGGGAAACAGGAACCCCCCAG GAGCCAGATGTCCAAGAACAAACTGAAAAAGGCTCTGAGTTCAG CTCGACAAAGAAGCAGCCTTACTTTTGTAACCATCTATAGTGTCCTGTCCTCATCTATGCAGAAACTGAAACTGTCAAAAAGCAGGGAAGATTCTAAG GTGGCTGTCAAACCTTCCAAACGTGTAACAATCTCAGGCGTGATTGGCCCATCAGGGAAAAGTGTCccggaggagaagaaggaggaagaagaggcaggaaaTCCTGAGCTCCACACAGTTGACAATCTGAGGATGGATGCAGGCTCCAGTGCAGCAGCTATGATGGGGACAGATACAGACCGCCCACCCCCACAGTCCCACGCTTCAATGGGAGAAGGCGCCGCTGAGGCAAAGAGTCCTGCAGTTGGGGGTGGCAACTCAGAAGCAGCTGAATTCTCAAGGCCAGGCAGCCAGATCATTGCCAGGGAGCCTGGTGTGGCAAACGTGACTTCCCAGAAGTCTGACCAGATCAAGGATGTGGGACAGCCCAGCACTCCCCGCCTGGAGGAtcaagattag
- the LOC133375622 gene encoding Golgi-associated RAB2 interactor protein 3-like isoform X1, whose protein sequence is MGVLASSPSLLLPDLMIIARVKKGVKTTKATVKDLEITRLIPLHLVEIFVHNVNERQLKVKLATGRKYYLQLCAPKGDENVLFERWIRLAYMLHVASGRISDPVSFASKESGLHTIWKSASLRATSEKQPWLPAITGAQSAEKLKEQLRQASLARSMSRSTESDLASQHSILKSGFASQGSVGISPQKEYTSREQSQSSAPKLMSKSATKQSPGSQVGLSGFRRPSESQKQSMLKQVSPHSFPRSRASAGAGPSQPFAVSEAARPSIPRTSLECEPEPVKLQKSKKSRSLVQTLATTLSQEDSSETHKEKESAAKSLDRSPGPSKPVTPSSRQGRKGPASQSPSTKQSRPASGGVSTKAPAASPAPKSRALEAAGPSDAYDVSVAAGPSEVGAKSMAAGPSRPTSQPAQMTSEKPAAAVAPSEPGSRGQESAAHSQTTNVKSKEPSKAQSSRPQTSLSRSPKKGRSTSWSPSRKEKKSGLQVHRTTASVAVGPFQQGWKTVGVGPSMVVGLITSRPQSGALGTDKESKDLAKQIQPSSAAGKQEPPRSQMSKNKLKKALSSARQRSSLTFVTIYSVLSSSMQKLKLSKSREDSKQVAVKPSKRVTISGVIGPSGKSVPEEKKEEEEAGNPELHTVDNLRMDAGSSAAAMMGTDTDRPPPQSHASMGEGAAEAKSPAVGGGNSEAAEFSRPGSQIIAREPGVANVTSQKSDQIKDVGQPSTPRLEDQD, encoded by the exons ATGGGTGTTTTAGCCAGCAGCCCATCTCTACTACTTCCTGACCTGATGATCATTGCCCGAGTAAAGAAAGGTGTCAAAACCACAAAGGCAACGGTGAAAGACCTGGAGATCACTCG GTTGATCCCTCTACACCTGGTGGAGATTTTTGTGCATAACGTGAATGAGCGACAGCTGAAAGTAAAGTTGGCAACAGGGCGAAAATATTATCTGCAACTCTGTGCCCCCAAAGGGGATGAGAACGTCCTCTTTGAGCGCTGGATTCGCCTTGCTTACATGTTGCACGTGGCCAGCGGCAGGATCAGTGATCCAGTCAGCTTCGCCTCTAAGGAATCGGGGCTTCACACGATATGGAAGAGTGCTAGCTTGCGTGCTACATCTGAGAAG CAGCCTTGGCTCCCAGCCATCACGGGTGCACAGTCCGCGGAAAAGCTGAAGGAGCAGCTACGTCAGGCCAGCTTGGCCAGGAGCATGTCAAGATCCAC GGAAAGTGACCTTGCTTCACAACACAGCATCCTCAAATCAG GTTTTGCTTCTCAAGGATCAGTTGGAATCTCACCCCAAAAG GAATACACTTCCAGAGAACAGTCTCAGTCTTCTGCTCCCAAGTTGATGAGCAAGAGTGCAACTAAGCAGTCACCAGGATCCCAGGTTGGCCTTTCCGGATTCCGCAGACCTTCCGAATCACAGAAGCAATCCATGCTTAAGCAGGTTTCTCCTCACTCCTTCCCACGATCTCGAGCTTCAGCGGGAGCAGGACCTTCTCAGCCATTTGCCGTGTCTGAGGCAGCACGTCCCTCCATTCCTAGAACATCATTAGAATGTGAACCTGAACCTGTGAAActacaaaagagcaaaaaatccAGATCTTTGGTACAAACCCTAGCCACTACACTCTCACAAGAGGACAGCTCCGAGACACACAAGGAGAAGGAGTCTGCTGCCAAATCTCTGGACAGAAGTCCTGGCCCATCAAAGCCAGTCACACCTTCATCACGacaaggaagaaaaggcccagcttcCCAGAGCCCTTCCACAAAGCAGAGTCGGCCTGCATCCGGAGGTGTTTCAACAAAAGCACCAGCAGCCAGTCCGGCCCCCAAATCCCGTGCCTTAGAGGCGGCGGGTCCGTCAGATGCATATGATGTTTCAGTGGCTGCTGGACCTTCTGAAGTGGGTGCCAAGTCAATGGCAGCTGGCCCATCCAGACCAACCAGTCAGCCAGCTCAAATGACTTCTGAGAAACCTGCAGCCGCAGTTGCTCCTTCTGAGCCAGGGAGTCGGGGCCAGGAAAGTGCCGCACATTCACAGACAACAAATGTGAAATCCAAGGAGCCTAGCAAGGCACAGAGTAGCAGGCCACAGACGTCTTTAAGCCGCTCCCCAAAGAAGGGGCGCTCCACTTCTTGGAGCCCATCACGGAAGGAAAAGAAGTCTGGGCTACAAGTCCACAGGACAACAGCATCAGTAGCAGTGGGGCCTTTTCAACAAGGCTGGAAGACTGTGGGTGTGGGGCCCTCCATGGTGGTTGGCCTGATTACAAGCAGGCCCCAGAGCGGAGCACTGGGAACAGATAAAGAAAGTAAAGATCTAGCCAAGCAGATCCAGCCAAGCAGTGCTGCAGGGAAACAGGAACCCCCCAG GAGCCAGATGTCCAAGAACAAACTGAAAAAGGCTCTGAGTTCAG CTCGACAAAGAAGCAGCCTTACTTTTGTAACCATCTATAGTGTCCTGTCCTCATCTATGCAGAAACTGAAACTGTCAAAAAGCAGGGAAGATTCTAAG CAGGTGGCTGTCAAACCTTCCAAACGTGTAACAATCTCAGGCGTGATTGGCCCATCAGGGAAAAGTGTCccggaggagaagaaggaggaagaagaggcaggaaaTCCTGAGCTCCACACAGTTGACAATCTGAGGATGGATGCAGGCTCCAGTGCAGCAGCTATGATGGGGACAGATACAGACCGCCCACCCCCACAGTCCCACGCTTCAATGGGAGAAGGCGCCGCTGAGGCAAAGAGTCCTGCAGTTGGGGGTGGCAACTCAGAAGCAGCTGAATTCTCAAGGCCAGGCAGCCAGATCATTGCCAGGGAGCCTGGTGTGGCAAACGTGACTTCCCAGAAGTCTGACCAGATCAAGGATGTGGGACAGCCCAGCACTCCCCGCCTGGAGGAtcaagattag